In Zingiber officinale cultivar Zhangliang chromosome 11B, Zo_v1.1, whole genome shotgun sequence, a single window of DNA contains:
- the LOC122035036 gene encoding uncharacterized protein LOC122035036 — translation MSKFSPFSSLVPCFPFFILLFLFFSSSSSAAGVSASIGDLLRDHGLPGGLLPKAVESFAYDSVSGLLEVRIDGTCYARYEDGLAFFDREVRGNLSYGALRGVVGFSQEELFLWLPVKGIVVKDPSSGVIVIDIGLARKRLPVAAFEDPPDCLPGLEEAAGGLELLGRKGFWQER, via the exons ATGTCGAAGTTCTCACCTTTCTCCTCCCTCGTGCCTTGTTTTcccttcttcatccttcttttcctcttcttctcctcttcctcctctgccGCCGGCGTCTCCGCCTCGATCGGCGACCTACTCCGGGACCACGGCCTCCCCGGCGGGCTCCTTCCCAAGGCCGTCGAGTCCTTCGCCTACGACTCCGTCTCCGGCCTCCTCGAGGTCCGGATCGACGGAACTTGCTACGCCCGGTACGAGGACGGGCTGGCGTTCTTCGACCGCGAGGTGCGCGGCAATCTCAGCTACGGCGCGCTCCGGGGGGTGGTCGGGTTCTCGCAGGAGGAGCTCTTCCTGTGGCTCCCCGTGAAGGGGATCGTGGTGAAGGATCCGTCCTCCGGCGTCATCGTGATAGACATTGGCCTCGCCCGCAAGCGGCTTCCTGTCGCCGCGTTCGAGGACCCGCCGGACTGCCTCCCCGGACTGGAAGAAGCGGCGGGCGGGCTAG agtTGCTTGGCAGGAAAGGCTTTTGGCAGGAGAGATAA
- the LOC122034896 gene encoding chitin-inducible gibberellin-responsive protein 1-like, protein MDHDAVEPTTSPCHEFNESTQPLLVKQRSRTWNHETQLDSPESKQMSLSHEVRLEKKLREMNPLGGNVKQLLLQCAEALSENKLEEFKSYAEEVRNVVSITGEPIQRLGAYMLEGLVAKQESSGTNIYRGLRYRELDDDGLPSYTHILHDICPYIKFGSMAASGAIADALKDEDTIHIIDFEIAQGTQWVPLIQAFAARPRGAPHLRITGINDPSADHGRENLRLVGDLFSHTSKKFNIPLQFCGLTVHGGEVTRAMLDIKPGEALAVNFTLQLHHTPDESVDVNNPRDGLLRLVKGLSPKVTTLVEQESNTNTTPFLTRFVETLDYYSAMFESLDATLGRERRERISVEQHFLAKDIVNIIACDGKERVERHELLGKWRSRLTMAGFKPYPLSSYVNSVIKTMLGYYSDNYTTVEKGGALLLGWKNRNLISASAWH, encoded by the coding sequence ATGGATCATGATGCCGTCGAACCGACTACTAGCCCTTGTCATGAGTTTAATGAAAGCACACAGCCCTTGCTTGTGAAGCAGCGGTCTAGGACATGGAACCATGAAACGCAACTGGATTCTCCTGAAAGCAAGCAGATGAGTCTAAGCCATGAAGTCCGTCTGGAGAAAAAACTTCGAGAAATGAACCCTCTAGGTGGTAATGTGAAACAGCTTTTGCTTCAGTGTGCCGAAGCTTTATCAGAGAATAAATTGGAGGAATTCAAGTCATATGCTGAAGAAGTCCGCAATGTTGTTTCCATCACCGGAGAGCCTATCCAGCGTCTTGGTGCTTATATGCTAGAAGGCCTTGTGGCAAAACAGGAGTCTTCCGGCACCAACATCTATCGTGGCCTGAGGTACCGCGAGCTCGACGACGATGGCCTTCCTTCGTACACACACATCTTGCATGACATCTGCCCTTACATCAAGTTCGGGTCCATGGCAGCAAGTGGAGCAATTGCCGATGCTCTAAAGGATGAGGACACGATCCACATCATAGACTTTGAGATTGCTCAAGGAACCCAATGGGTTCCACTAATACAGGCATTCGCTGCAAGACCCAGGGGCGCACCACACTTGCGAATCACGGGGATAAACGATCCATCAGCAGACCATGGACGAGAAAATCTCCGTCTGGTCGGGGACTTGTTTTCTCACACGTCAAAGAAGTTCAATATTCCTCTTCAGTTCTGCGGCCTAACAGTGCATGGAGGTGAGGTCACAAGAGCAATGCTGGACATCAAACCTGGGGAGGCGCTTGCTGTGAACTTCACTCTCCAGCTACACCACACCCCCGATGAGAGCGTCGATGTGAACAACCCTCGCGACGGGCTGCTCAGGCTGGTAAAGGGATTGTCGCCGAAAGTTACCACTCTGGTGGAGCAAGAATCTAACACCAACACGACGCCTTTTCTGACTAGATTCGTGGAGACGTTGGATTATTACTCCGCGATGTTTGAATCCCTCGACGCGACTTTGGGAAGGGAGAGGAGGGAGAGGATAAGCGTGGAACAGCACTTCCTGGCGAAGGACATAGTTAATATCATTGCCTGTGACGGTAAGGAGAGGGTGGAGAGGCATGAGTTGCTGGGGAAGTGGAGATCCAGGCTCACCATGGCAGGCTTCAAGCCCTATCCACTGAGCTCGTATGTGAACTCAGTCATAAAGACTATGTTGGGCTATTACTCCGATAATTATACAACAGTGGAGAAGGGTGGGGCATTGCTCTTAGGATGGAAGAACAGGAACCTGATCTCAGCGTCTGCATGGCACTGA